The following are from one region of the Melospiza melodia melodia isolate bMelMel2 chromosome 16, bMelMel2.pri, whole genome shotgun sequence genome:
- the TRMT12 gene encoding tRNA wybutosine-synthesizing protein 2 homolog, which produces MEGTEGPMAVPTGVPTGVPALATEPRFAQRLRQWLEQERLLDGRYGLQRVPGGRVAVPLLPEKLSQLCLPREVPCELLGIQDPVPSRAARRRSPAQRLREELRRLLGPAWSGQLERDVPHAWQRHGDLVLLSEDSFRAEPWERLGPALWETVAKALGARRVARRGRVMPDGMRSPRVTLLLGQHGWVEHVDNGIRYTFDVTKCMFSPGNITEKLRVASLPCSGEVVVDLYAGIGYFTLPFLVHAGAAFVHACEWNSHAMEALHRSLVLNGVRDRCHIHSGDSRQLQLRDVADRVNLGLIPSSEEGWPVACRVLKKDTGGVLHIHHNVETQPATPQSAVLLAERGSPEAASPGGEAQHPPQHGGEETPGARLRPEWQSWAEGTATRIQGLLAELHGAPWRSSVLHIEPVKSYAPHVHHLVLDLECRPVLPV; this is translated from the exons ATGGAAGGCACGGAGGGCCCCATGGCTGTGCCCACGGGTGTGCCCACGGGTGTGCCCGCGCTGGCCACAGAGCCGAGGTTCGCCCAGCGCCTCAG GCAGTGGCTGGAACAGGAGCGGCTCCTGGACGGGCGCTACGGGCTGCAGCGGGTGCCGGGGGGCCGCGTGGCCGTGCCGCTGCTGCCGGAgaagctgtcccagctctgcctgccccggGAGGTGCCGTGTGAGCTGCTCGGGATCCAG GACCCTGTCCCCTCCAGGGCCGCCCGCCGGCGCTCGCCGGCCCAGAGGCTGCGGGAGGAGCTGCGGCGGCTGCTGGGGCCGGCCTGGTCCGGGCAGCTGGAGCGGGACGTGCCCCACGCCTGGCAGAGGCACGGGGAcctggtgctgctgagcgagGACAGCTTcagggctgagccctgggagAGGCTGG GCCCGGCGCTCTGGGAGACGGTCGCCAAGGCCTTGGGGGCCCGGCGGGTGGCCAGGCGAGGACGGGTGATGCCggatgggatgaggagccccaGGGTCAccctgctgctgggccagcacggCTGGGTGGAGCACGTGGACAATGGCATCag GTACACCTTCGACGTGACCAAGTGTATGTTCTCCCCGGGAAACATCACCGAGAAGCTGCGTGTggcctcactgccctgctccgggGAGGTCGTGGTGGACCTCTATGCAG GCATCGGCTATTTCACACTGCCGTTCCTGGTGCACGCCGGAGCCGCCTTTGTCCACGCCTGTGAGTGGAACAGCCACGCCATGGAGGCCCTGCACAGGAGCCTGGTGCTGAACGGGGTGCGGGATCGCTGCCACATCCACAGCGGGGACAGCCGGCAG ctgcagCTGCGGGACGTGGCCGACAGGGTGAACCTGGGGCTGATCCCCAGCTCGGAGGAGGGCTGGCCCGTGGCCTGCCGCGTCCTGAAGAAGGACACGGGTGGGGTTCTGCACATCCACCACAACGTGGAGACTCAGCCAGCCACGCCGCAGAGCGCGGTGCTGCTGGCTGAGCGGGGCTCTCCGGAGGCAGCGAGCCCCGGGGGAGAGGCACAGCACCCGCCacagcacggtggggaggagactCCGGGGGCCAGgctcaggcccgagtggcagagctgggccgaaGGCACGGCCACACGcatccaggggctgctggcagagctgcacgGGGCGCCGTGGCGCAGCAGCGTCCTGCACATCGAGCCGGTGAAATCCTACGCGCCACACGTGCATCACCTCGTGCTGGACCTCGAGTGCCGGCCTGTGCTGCCCGTTTAG